The following proteins come from a genomic window of Rutidosis leptorrhynchoides isolate AG116_Rl617_1_P2 chromosome 10, CSIRO_AGI_Rlap_v1, whole genome shotgun sequence:
- the LOC139870776 gene encoding uncharacterized protein, producing the protein MSVNEYTLEGQLDSRKHAFNKWVLAAGDGNVPALSKDGEDEPSWIKIPAEFIVKSDKPSIDAIVDTIFPDFSLRQEDEEYLRERAILTPRNDDADQINKHMFKKLQGTTMTFKSSDEICKGSTDAIEQQQSYSVEFLNKLDFPGIPPHKLKLKIGQPIMLL; encoded by the coding sequence ATGAGTGTCAACGAATACACTCTCGAGGGTCAGCTTGATAGCCGGAAACACGCCTTCAATAAATGGGTTCTAGCAGCAGGTGATGGAAACGTTCCCGCATTATCTAAAGATGGAGAAGATGAACCCAGTTGGATAAAAATCCCCGCAGAATTCATTGTTAAATCTGACAAGCCCTCCATTGACGCCATTGTTGATACCATATTCCCAGATTTCAGTCTGAGACAAGAAGATGAAGAATATTTGCGCGAACGGGCTATTTTGACCCCAAGAAATGACGACGCAGATCAGATTAACAAACACATGTTCAAAAAACTTCAAGGGACGACGATGACTTTTAAAAGCTCCGATGAAATTTGCAAGGGGTCAACCGACGCCATTGAGCAGCAACAATCGTATTCAGTCGAATTCTTAAATAAACTGGATTTTCCAGGTATTCCTCCTCACAAGCTCAAGCTAAAAATAGGGCAGCCAATAATGCTACTGTGA